Proteins from one Bacteroidia bacterium genomic window:
- a CDS encoding DUF4154 domain-containing protein gives MKLLLIIPLVFISFYAVSQKNSDDKKRAEAIFAISKYITWPNDANIDTFKIAVLDPNYYLETELKKFAETSPLLHKKPIKVIRFSNIEDINNCTTLFANNDNGFDIDKILKKLSGKHTLLVTENYPFHKSMVNYILVKGVRRYELNDSKLKEEGFTANELFVAGAVKSQADWESLYKQTDVQLQKEKEIVEAQSIEIEKQKKEIAEQTEKIAKQREEIALQIQQIEKQKTELFKVMSQVGAQQKLLKLKIEELNTKERELISKNDEISKKSKVLEEQQTSIAEQESKISEQKKVLNEQLAKIEMQQLILYLFIAIILLITVMGYFIFKAYKVKKRANKLLKEKNFEIMEQNEEIRQQKEEIEAQRDEIEKQNAELEIQKKTAEDQRDEITEQKEEIMASIHYARRIQTAVLPPSKFISKILPDHFFILNKPRDIVSGDYYWMAQKGNKTIIAAADCTGHGVPGAFMSLLGVSFLNEVINKMDEIYANNILDKLRESVINALNQAGTEGITKDGMDLALCVLDLNTYELQFAGANNPLYLIRNKELIETKADKMPIGLYDENKPFTNNLFQLQKDDAFYIFSDGYPDQFGGPSGKKFMYKKMKELLVNIQDEKMSDQQKILEKTIEDWQGDLFQVDDMLIIGVKV, from the coding sequence GTGAAACTATTACTAATCATACCCTTAGTGTTTATATCGTTTTATGCGGTATCTCAAAAAAATTCTGATGATAAAAAGAGAGCTGAAGCAATTTTTGCTATTTCAAAGTATATTACCTGGCCCAATGATGCAAATATAGACACTTTTAAAATAGCTGTATTAGATCCGAATTATTACCTCGAAACAGAGCTTAAAAAGTTTGCAGAAACCTCTCCTTTATTACATAAGAAACCTATTAAGGTTATAAGATTTTCAAATATTGAGGATATTAATAACTGTACCACTTTATTTGCCAATAATGATAATGGATTTGATATTGATAAAATTCTTAAAAAACTTTCTGGAAAACACACTCTTTTAGTTACTGAAAATTATCCCTTTCACAAATCGATGGTAAATTATATTTTGGTAAAAGGTGTAAGAAGATACGAGCTTAATGATTCAAAACTAAAAGAAGAAGGGTTTACTGCTAACGAATTATTTGTTGCAGGTGCAGTAAAATCTCAGGCAGATTGGGAATCTTTATATAAACAAACCGATGTACAGCTTCAAAAAGAAAAAGAAATTGTAGAAGCTCAAAGCATAGAAATTGAAAAACAAAAGAAAGAAATTGCAGAACAAACTGAGAAAATTGCCAAACAAAGAGAAGAGATTGCTTTGCAAATACAACAAATTGAAAAACAAAAAACAGAATTATTTAAAGTAATGTCACAGGTTGGTGCACAACAAAAATTACTAAAACTTAAAATAGAAGAGCTAAACACAAAAGAAAGAGAACTTATTTCAAAGAATGATGAGATAAGTAAAAAGTCAAAGGTTTTAGAAGAACAGCAGACATCTATAGCAGAACAGGAAAGTAAAATATCTGAACAGAAAAAAGTTCTTAACGAACAACTTGCAAAAATAGAAATGCAACAATTAATTCTTTATTTGTTCATTGCTATAATACTTTTAATTACCGTAATGGGATATTTTATTTTTAAAGCATATAAAGTTAAAAAACGTGCAAATAAGCTATTAAAAGAAAAGAATTTCGAGATAATGGAGCAAAACGAAGAAATTCGTCAGCAAAAAGAGGAAATTGAGGCACAACGCGATGAGATTGAGAAACAAAATGCAGAACTAGAAATTCAAAAGAAAACAGCAGAAGACCAGCGTGACGAAATTACTGAACAAAAAGAAGAAATAATGGCTAGTATTCATTATGCACGACGTATACAAACTGCAGTTCTGCCCCCATCAAAATTTATTTCAAAAATATTACCCGATCATTTCTTTATACTTAATAAACCTAGAGATATTGTTAGCGGCGACTACTACTGGATGGCACAAAAAGGTAATAAAACTATTATTGCAGCAGCAGATTGCACTGGACATGGTGTTCCCGGAGCATTTATGAGTTTGCTTGGAGTTTCATTTCTTAATGAGGTAATTAATAAAATGGATGAAATTTATGCTAACAATATACTCGATAAATTGAGGGAATCAGTTATAAATGCTTTAAATCAGGCAGGAACAGAAGGTATAACCAAAGATGGAATGGACTTAGCTTTATGTGTTTTAGATTTAAACACATACGAACTTCAGTTTGCAGGTGCTAATAATCCATTATACTTAATAAGAAATAAGGAGCTTATTGAAACAAAAGCCGATAAAATGCCTATCGGACTTTATGACGAGAATAAACCATTTACAAATAATCTTTTCCAGCTTCAGAAAGATGACGCATTCTATATTTTCTCTGATGGATATCCTGATCAGTTTGGTGGACCCTCAGGTAAAAAATTCATGTATAAAAAGATGAAAGAGTTACTTGTAAATATTCAGGATGAAAAAATGTCTGATCAACAAAAAATCCTCGAAAAAACAATCGAGGATTGGCAAGGCGACCTATTTCAGGTCGACGATATGCTTATAATTGGAGTAAAGGTTTAA
- the nth gene encoding endonuclease III, whose amino-acid sequence MSKKELFERVIEYFSKSMPKPETELHYKNPFHLLVAVILSAQCTDKRVNIITPALFKRFPNPKSMADAKEEEIFELIKSCSYPNNKAHNLHGMSKMLYHEFKGIMPDDINELQKLPGVGRKTANVVAAVIFNKPAFAVDTHVFRVAARIGLSTNAKNPLQTEQQLIKYFPPEIIPDAHHWLILHGRYVCKARKPLCEECGITNICSWFSTNVQNNNE is encoded by the coding sequence ATGAGCAAGAAAGAACTTTTTGAAAGAGTTATTGAATATTTTTCAAAGTCAATGCCTAAGCCGGAAACAGAATTACATTATAAAAATCCATTTCATTTATTAGTAGCTGTAATTTTATCGGCACAGTGCACAGATAAAAGAGTAAACATTATTACTCCTGCCCTTTTTAAACGATTCCCAAATCCTAAATCAATGGCAGATGCTAAGGAAGAAGAAATTTTTGAATTAATAAAAAGCTGTTCATACCCTAATAACAAAGCTCACAATTTACATGGAATGTCAAAAATGCTTTATCATGAGTTTAAAGGAATAATGCCTGATGATATTAATGAACTTCAAAAACTTCCAGGTGTTGGTCGTAAAACCGCAAATGTAGTAGCTGCTGTAATATTTAATAAGCCTGCTTTTGCTGTTGACACACATGTATTTCGTGTTGCGGCAAGAATTGGATTAAGTACAAATGCTAAAAATCCACTTCAGACAGAACAACAATTGATAAAATATTTTCCACCGGAGATTATTCCTGATGCGCATCACTGGCTTATTTTACACGGCAGATATGTTTGTAAAGCAAGAAAACCCTTGTGCGAAGAATGTGGAATTACTAATATTTGTAGCTGGTTTTCAACAAATGTACAAAATAACAACGAGTAA
- the aroE gene encoding shikimate dehydrogenase (AroE; catalyzes the conversion of shikimate to 3-dehydroshikimate), whose product MYGLIGKKLSHSYSAIVFQKQFGNSHEFKLIELEKIQDFNNYLKHNNDLKGFSITIPYKKSIIPYLSYLDNVTKEIQAVNTVKIVRQNDKLELFGYNTDVYGFTEAYKQYFNSNIKNALILGTGGASDAVNYALKQLGIKTLKVSRDKTNRDTITYSQLTDEIIIENKIIVNATPLGMFPNTETFPDINYTAITKYHIAIDLTYNPEETAFMKKAQAENARTFNGFKMLELQAKKAWEIWGLV is encoded by the coding sequence ATGTACGGACTAATTGGAAAAAAGCTTTCTCATTCATATTCTGCTATTGTTTTTCAAAAACAATTTGGTAATTCACATGAGTTTAAGTTAATTGAGTTAGAAAAGATTCAGGATTTTAATAATTATCTTAAGCATAATAATGATTTGAAAGGTTTTAGTATTACTATACCATATAAAAAATCAATTATACCATATTTATCATATCTGGATAATGTAACAAAGGAAATTCAGGCTGTTAATACAGTTAAAATTGTCAGGCAAAATGACAAGCTAGAATTATTTGGATATAATACAGACGTGTATGGTTTTACAGAAGCTTATAAACAATATTTTAATTCCAATATAAAAAATGCTTTAATTCTTGGCACAGGAGGAGCATCTGATGCAGTCAATTATGCTTTAAAGCAATTAGGAATTAAAACATTAAAAGTCTCAAGAGATAAAACAAACCGCGATACTATTACATATAGTCAACTAACAGATGAAATTATAATTGAAAATAAAATTATAGTAAATGCTACTCCACTAGGGATGTTTCCAAATACTGAGACCTTTCCTGATATAAATTATACCGCAATTACAAAATATCACATTGCAATTGATTTAACTTATAACCCTGAAGAAACTGCATTTATGAAAAAAGCACAAGCAGAAAATGCAAGAACTTTTAATGGTTTTAAAATGTTAGAACTTCAGGCAAAAAAAGCTTGGGAAATATGGGGTTTAGTATAA